The Echinicola rosea genome has a segment encoding these proteins:
- the kduI gene encoding 5-dehydro-4-deoxy-D-glucuronate isomerase gives MHTNIVTRYGAHPDDVKGYDTQKLRDHFLIENIFQDDKITGVYSMFDRYIVGGIAPVNKSLELETVDQLKADYFLERRELGVINVGAPTLITVDGTDHKVNTREALYVGRGVKEVIFNPSTEGQAFLYFNSAPAHTSYPTKKVGLEDAEKVELGSMEESNHRVINKLIVNSVVKSCQLQMGMTQLKPGSVWNTMPAHTHDRRMEAYFYFDLDESAAVCHYMGQPHETRHIWMKNHEAVLSPAWSIHAGSGTSNYTFIWGMAGENLDYGDMDKVAVTDMK, from the coding sequence ATGCATACGAACATCGTAACCAGATACGGAGCACATCCTGATGATGTCAAAGGCTATGACACCCAAAAGTTAAGGGATCATTTTTTGATCGAAAACATCTTTCAGGACGATAAGATCACAGGCGTTTATTCTATGTTTGACCGCTATATTGTTGGCGGGATTGCTCCAGTAAACAAATCTTTGGAACTGGAAACTGTAGATCAGCTAAAAGCTGACTATTTTTTGGAACGTCGCGAACTAGGTGTGATCAACGTGGGGGCACCGACCCTGATTACCGTAGATGGTACCGATCATAAAGTGAACACCCGTGAAGCCCTTTATGTAGGACGTGGTGTGAAAGAAGTGATTTTTAATCCATCCACAGAAGGACAAGCATTTTTGTACTTTAATTCAGCACCAGCGCACACCTCTTACCCGACCAAAAAAGTAGGATTGGAAGATGCTGAAAAAGTGGAGCTTGGTTCTATGGAAGAGTCCAATCACAGAGTGATCAACAAGCTGATCGTGAATAGTGTCGTGAAATCCTGCCAGCTGCAGATGGGGATGACCCAGCTCAAGCCAGGAAGTGTTTGGAACACCATGCCGGCCCACACGCACGACAGACGAATGGAAGCCTATTTCTATTTTGATCTGGACGAATCAGCGGCGGTTTGTCACTATATGGGACAGCCTCACGAGACACGCCACATCTGGATGAAAAACCATGAAGCGGTATTGTCTCCAGCATGGTCCATCCATGCAGGTTCAGGTACATCCAATTATACCTTTATCTGGGGAATGGCTGGAGAAAACTTGGATTATGGCGACATGGACAAAGTAGCTGTTACCGATATGAAGTAA
- a CDS encoding cytochrome-c peroxidase, translated as MGTVLLCLLMWACSREAPDEPSTTNPVITLEHPEYFPNDVAMPPDNPLTEKGVELGRMLFYEKQLSIDGTVACSSCHQQEKAFTDGKKISTGVNDTPGDKNAMSLANLHWTSRFFWDGRAATLEEQAVQPIADHREMNLPLDEAVARLQADNQYPERFKVAFGTEQITEELIGKAIAQFMRTLVSGDSKFDKWIRGEVEFSEQEQLGMELFFTHPEPSLQIRGGNCGDCHLGFLTSGDRNNLTGFHNNGLDNDQDLKDGLADVTGNVRDKGKFKAPTLRNIALTAPYMHDGRFETLEEVLDHYDQHIQMNNTLDILILEASNEPIIPGEDIKLYLTDGEKEAILSFLQTLTDEKFITNPKFSNPFN; from the coding sequence ATGGGAACAGTACTCCTGTGCTTGCTGATGTGGGCCTGTAGTAGGGAAGCGCCCGATGAGCCCTCTACAACAAACCCAGTGATCACCTTGGAGCATCCAGAATACTTTCCTAATGATGTGGCCATGCCACCTGATAATCCATTGACTGAAAAAGGAGTGGAACTCGGCAGGATGTTGTTTTATGAAAAGCAACTTTCCATAGACGGTACAGTGGCCTGTTCCTCTTGCCACCAGCAGGAAAAGGCCTTTACGGATGGCAAAAAAATCAGTACTGGCGTCAATGACACGCCTGGGGATAAAAATGCCATGTCCCTGGCCAACCTCCACTGGACATCCCGCTTCTTCTGGGACGGCAGGGCCGCTACCTTGGAAGAACAGGCTGTCCAACCAATCGCAGATCACCGCGAAATGAACCTGCCACTGGATGAAGCAGTAGCACGCCTTCAGGCAGATAATCAGTACCCCGAGCGGTTTAAAGTAGCATTTGGAACGGAACAAATTACTGAAGAGCTGATCGGTAAAGCCATCGCACAATTCATGCGTACATTGGTTTCTGGGGATTCCAAGTTTGACAAGTGGATCAGGGGCGAGGTGGAATTTTCCGAACAAGAGCAACTTGGTATGGAGCTTTTCTTCACCCATCCAGAGCCTTCCCTGCAGATTCGTGGCGGCAACTGCGGTGACTGTCACCTTGGTTTTCTGACCTCTGGAGACAGAAACAATTTGACGGGATTTCACAACAATGGACTGGACAATGACCAAGACCTCAAAGATGGGCTTGCGGATGTGACCGGTAATGTCAGGGACAAAGGAAAATTCAAAGCCCCTACCCTCCGCAATATTGCGTTGACCGCTCCCTATATGCATGATGGGCGCTTCGAGACCCTGGAAGAAGTACTAGACCATTATGACCAGCACATCCAAATGAACAACACGCTGGACATCCTGATCCTCGAGGCGAGCAATGAGCCGATTATACCCGGTGAAGACATCAAGCTTTACCTTACTGATGGAGAAAAGGAAGCCATTCTCTCTTTCCTCCAGACCCTTACGGATGAAAAATTTATAACCAACCCGAAATTTTCGAATCCATTTAACTAA
- a CDS encoding DUF4861 domain-containing protein codes for MSKCNLVKKGAVAFGGMTLMLASCQTPSDSLTIEVKNPAEVAKTSSTVEINAADLQPLIEEYGTKKLVVTDAQGGLLLNQWVDLDGDKTMDQWLFQVDLGAGESASYTVRPLKEGEQQPTSEQQTFSRFVPERTDDYTWENDRVAFRTYGPDAQRRIEQNLPDGTLSSGMDCWLKRVDYPIIDKWYKENDEKKGAYHVDTGEGYDPYHVGSSRGIGGIGIWENDSLYTSRNFVSYERIAVGPIRTMFELTYAPWEANGKMVSETKRISLDLGSNLSHFESTVESETAVPNVTIGITLHNKEGEVAINDEAGIYRYWEPMDKSELGLGIVIDPARVLESKDHRVDYRDGSQLLVMAKPTGGKVTYYAGFGWKKSGQFANAAEWDAYLEQFAKGLEKPLEVSIK; via the coding sequence ATGTCCAAGTGTAATTTGGTCAAAAAAGGAGCGGTGGCATTCGGCGGAATGACCTTGATGCTGGCCAGCTGCCAAACCCCATCCGATTCGTTAACTATCGAAGTGAAAAACCCAGCTGAAGTGGCCAAAACTTCAAGTACTGTGGAAATAAATGCTGCAGATTTACAACCGTTAATAGAGGAATATGGGACGAAAAAACTCGTGGTTACGGATGCCCAAGGCGGACTCCTGCTGAACCAGTGGGTGGATCTGGACGGAGACAAGACCATGGACCAATGGTTGTTTCAAGTTGATTTGGGTGCTGGTGAAAGCGCAAGCTATACTGTTCGGCCATTAAAGGAGGGAGAGCAGCAGCCTACTTCCGAACAGCAGACCTTTTCCCGCTTTGTCCCAGAGCGTACGGATGATTATACATGGGAAAATGACCGTGTGGCTTTCCGTACGTATGGTCCCGATGCCCAGCGAAGGATAGAGCAAAATCTCCCTGACGGTACCCTTTCCAGCGGTATGGACTGCTGGCTAAAAAGGGTGGACTATCCCATCATCGATAAATGGTATAAGGAAAATGATGAGAAAAAAGGTGCTTACCATGTTGATACCGGAGAAGGCTATGACCCATATCATGTAGGTTCCAGTCGCGGAATAGGCGGAATTGGTATTTGGGAAAATGATTCTCTTTATACTTCCCGGAATTTTGTGAGCTACGAGCGCATCGCTGTTGGGCCGATCAGGACGATGTTTGAACTGACCTATGCGCCTTGGGAGGCGAACGGTAAGATGGTGTCCGAGACCAAACGGATTAGTTTGGATTTGGGCAGTAACTTGAGCCATTTTGAATCTACTGTGGAAAGTGAGACGGCCGTTCCCAATGTTACCATCGGCATTACGCTGCACAATAAGGAAGGAGAAGTGGCGATTAACGATGAGGCAGGAATATACCGTTACTGGGAGCCCATGGACAAGAGTGAGCTTGGCCTAGGCATTGTCATCGATCCTGCCAGAGTGCTCGAGTCAAAGGATCATCGTGTGGACTACCGGGACGGCAGTCAGTTACTGGTCATGGCAAAGCCTACAGGAGGAAAGGTTACGTATTACGCTGGATTCGGCTGGAAGAAGAGCGGGCAATTTGCCAATGCCGCAGAATGGGATGCTTATTTGGAGCAATTTGCCAAAGGACTGGAAAAACCACTGGAAGTCAGTATAAAGTGA
- a CDS encoding TQO small subunit DoxD — MKIKNDVGLMTLSLRLVVGWTYFSALYRRTILTDKLDPEISGYIGEKFNHFLPHALGIKPIIQYLVENPDLLWWAMVIFTVVEGIVGLMIMLGAFTRVMSVGVFGLAMGILLGSGWIGTTCLDEWQIGVLGIATGFVLFLTGSGKYSVDHYLRQQNFAIAKKKWFPWLASGELPVKASIYPKLVLGGSLFILAITLMTNQVFHGGLWGPLHNKSVKPKLEISAGELTDKGLAFDVFRTEGVDVYGAWIIGMEVEDSAGNEVFGLSNEALAAMDPASIANHYVAKVKPGKHSLVVPLGAKATINLMAPELKNLADGTYTLKITDISGASWEYQVKK; from the coding sequence ATGAAGATAAAAAATGATGTAGGCCTAATGACACTTTCCTTGCGGTTAGTGGTGGGCTGGACTTACTTTTCGGCCCTTTACAGACGGACGATCTTGACCGATAAGCTCGATCCCGAAATCAGTGGCTATATCGGTGAGAAATTCAACCATTTCTTGCCCCATGCCCTTGGTATCAAGCCCATTATACAGTACTTGGTAGAGAACCCCGATTTGCTCTGGTGGGCCATGGTGATCTTTACGGTGGTAGAAGGCATCGTGGGCTTGATGATCATGTTGGGAGCCTTTACCCGGGTGATGAGCGTGGGTGTTTTTGGTCTGGCCATGGGGATTTTGTTGGGGTCAGGATGGATCGGAACTACGTGTCTGGATGAATGGCAGATTGGTGTGTTGGGAATAGCGACCGGTTTTGTCCTCTTTTTGACGGGCAGCGGGAAGTATTCCGTGGACCATTATCTCCGACAACAAAATTTTGCTATCGCTAAGAAAAAATGGTTTCCTTGGTTAGCTTCTGGAGAATTGCCCGTGAAGGCATCCATCTACCCCAAGTTGGTCCTTGGAGGTTCACTCTTCATTTTGGCGATCACCTTGATGACCAATCAGGTGTTTCATGGAGGACTTTGGGGGCCGTTGCACAATAAATCCGTGAAGCCGAAATTGGAAATTTCTGCAGGAGAACTAACTGACAAAGGGCTGGCTTTTGATGTCTTCAGGACGGAAGGTGTGGATGTTTACGGTGCCTGGATCATAGGCATGGAAGTAGAAGATAGTGCTGGAAATGAGGTTTTTGGGCTTTCCAATGAAGCCTTGGCTGCTATGGATCCAGCATCTATAGCGAATCATTATGTCGCAAAAGTAAAACCGGGTAAGCATAGCTTAGTGGTGCCACTGGGAGCCAAGGCAACTATAAATTTGATGGCTCCTGAATTAAAAAATCTAGCAGACGGTACCTATACCTTAAAAATAACAGACATCAGCGGAGCCAGCTGGGAATACCAAGTCAAAAAGTAG
- a CDS encoding DsrE family protein → MKLKIALLAMVSLLLAGQASAQIHSNKEKYNYYVLTRNVAQLKPILLAAEALAKEDGDRFGEFQVVICGNTVKDLLDKALMEPLLKTAKEQRVTLLACGFSLQKFDVNPDELPPGISVTENGILYGLQLQKEGYYSITL, encoded by the coding sequence ATGAAACTTAAAATAGCATTGCTTGCCATGGTCTCCCTACTGCTGGCTGGCCAGGCAAGTGCACAAATTCATAGCAATAAGGAAAAGTATAACTATTATGTACTGACCAGAAATGTAGCACAGCTTAAGCCGATTCTGTTGGCTGCAGAGGCGTTGGCGAAGGAGGACGGAGACAGATTTGGTGAATTCCAAGTGGTTATTTGCGGGAATACTGTAAAAGACCTCTTGGATAAAGCGCTCATGGAGCCATTGCTCAAAACAGCCAAAGAACAACGGGTGACCTTATTGGCCTGTGGTTTTTCATTGCAGAAGTTTGACGTGAATCCCGATGAATTACCACCTGGAATCAGTGTCACCGAAAACGGCATCCTCTACGGATTGCAACTACAAAAAGAAGGATATTATTCCATAACACTTTAA
- a CDS encoding Gfo/Idh/MocA family protein, whose protein sequence is MITNNAIGRRHFIKSSAASLTLASLGAFNLSFASNADKTYRVALIGTGWYGKSDLFKLIQVAPVEVIALCDVDRIRLREAGELVSQRQLSGSTPKLYSDYQKLLDENELDIVMIGSPDHWHALQAIAAIEAGAHLYLQKPISVDVLEGEAILAAARKHHRTVQVGTQRKSTPHLIEAKKEIVDKGLLGKISHVEMCCYYHMRANGNPPVQPVPDFLDYENWTGPAPLRPYDKLPHGSWWRTFMEYGNGIMGDMCVHMLDTVRWMLDLGWPQKITSTGGIYVQKDGKSNIADTQTAIFEYPELNCVWQHRTWGNPDDPEYPWAFILHGEKGTLKASVKQYDFVPHGDGDPIHGDVVYEKEEYPEDLKEERIELHAAPATRNHLKDFLEAIENKTRPVADIEEGHISSASCILANLSMELGRAVTYDPVKKVITDDPEATALLKRSYRDGWAHPWNG, encoded by the coding sequence ATGATAACCAACAATGCCATTGGCCGCCGTCACTTTATTAAGAGTTCCGCAGCTTCCCTTACGCTCGCCTCTCTTGGTGCCTTTAATCTTAGCTTTGCTAGTAATGCTGATAAAACCTACCGCGTAGCACTGATCGGTACGGGATGGTACGGTAAAAGCGATCTTTTTAAACTGATCCAAGTAGCTCCTGTAGAAGTCATTGCGCTATGTGATGTGGACCGTATCCGGCTCAGGGAAGCCGGTGAGCTGGTCAGTCAGCGGCAACTTTCCGGCAGCACCCCGAAGCTCTACAGTGACTACCAAAAACTACTCGACGAAAACGAACTGGATATCGTCATGATCGGCTCACCGGATCACTGGCATGCCCTACAAGCCATCGCTGCCATCGAAGCAGGTGCCCACCTCTATCTTCAAAAGCCCATCAGTGTGGACGTGCTGGAAGGGGAAGCCATCCTCGCCGCCGCTCGTAAGCATCACCGCACTGTCCAAGTAGGTACCCAGCGAAAAAGTACCCCGCACCTGATCGAAGCCAAAAAAGAAATCGTGGACAAAGGCCTGCTCGGCAAAATCTCCCACGTGGAAATGTGCTGCTACTACCACATGCGCGCTAATGGCAATCCTCCCGTCCAACCTGTTCCTGATTTTTTGGACTATGAAAACTGGACCGGCCCCGCTCCGCTTCGTCCTTATGACAAACTTCCCCATGGCAGCTGGTGGCGGACGTTTATGGAATATGGAAATGGCATCATGGGAGACATGTGTGTGCACATGCTGGATACGGTACGGTGGATGCTTGACTTGGGCTGGCCACAAAAAATCACTTCCACCGGAGGTATTTATGTACAAAAAGACGGTAAGTCTAACATCGCTGACACGCAAACTGCCATCTTCGAATACCCTGAACTCAACTGTGTATGGCAGCACCGCACTTGGGGCAATCCTGATGATCCTGAGTACCCTTGGGCATTCATCCTTCACGGTGAAAAAGGCACCCTTAAAGCCAGCGTAAAACAGTATGACTTTGTCCCCCATGGTGATGGAGATCCCATTCATGGGGATGTGGTCTATGAAAAGGAGGAGTACCCGGAAGACCTTAAGGAAGAACGCATCGAATTACACGCTGCCCCGGCTACCAGAAATCACCTGAAGGATTTCCTCGAAGCAATAGAAAACAAAACCAGACCAGTGGCAGACATCGAAGAAGGCCACATTTCCTCTGCTTCCTGCATCCTTGCCAATCTCTCCATGGAACTGGGCAGAGCCGTTACTTATGATCCCGTCAAAAAAGTCATCACCGACGACCCAGAAGCCACCGCCCTCCTCAAACGAAGTTACAGAGATGGATGGGCGCATCCATGGAATGGGTAA
- a CDS encoding sulfatase family protein has translation MVTLFWRVALCLGLFLRFTFLIAQNPDRPPNIILIFADDLGYGDLGCYGHPTIKTPFLDQMAKEGMRFTQFYVGADVCTPSRAALLTGRLPIRYGMAGERRGVLFPDSSLGLPHTEVTMATALRKVGYKTGIIGKWHLGHLPEYLPLTHGFDFYYGIPYSNDMLPRGNNKMPPLPLYRNEEVIDEHIDQSQLTKNYTKEAINFIEENKDRPFFLYYPNNFPHVPLYASEDFVGKSERGIYGDVVAELDWSVGKLLETLRELGLDKNTLVIFTSDNGPWLTQKEKGGSAGLLFEGKASTYEGGMRVPAIAWWPGTIQANMVSTSLVASMDLYPTFMALAGADVPYDKVLDGEDILPILSGEKKEIRDVVYYYHLNKLHAVRKGPWKAHFTTKPSYSSEPAKKHEVPLLYHLEHDPSEKYNLNEKYPEKVSELVRIYEEHLASVDSPPSIMEELIEEE, from the coding sequence ATGGTCACTTTATTTTGGCGCGTAGCGCTATGCTTGGGGTTGTTTTTACGTTTTACATTTTTAATAGCCCAAAACCCTGATAGGCCTCCCAATATTATCCTGATCTTTGCCGATGACTTGGGTTATGGTGATCTTGGTTGTTATGGCCATCCCACCATTAAAACACCCTTTTTAGATCAAATGGCCAAAGAAGGGATGCGTTTCACCCAGTTTTATGTGGGAGCAGATGTCTGTACGCCAAGTAGGGCGGCACTGCTTACCGGTAGGTTGCCGATTCGATATGGGATGGCAGGGGAGAGACGGGGCGTGCTGTTTCCTGACTCTTCCCTTGGACTGCCCCATACAGAAGTAACGATGGCTACTGCCTTAAGAAAGGTCGGATACAAAACCGGTATTATTGGCAAATGGCACCTTGGACACCTTCCGGAATATTTGCCCTTGACCCATGGGTTTGACTTTTATTATGGAATTCCCTACTCCAATGATATGCTGCCAAGAGGAAACAATAAAATGCCTCCTTTACCGCTTTATCGCAATGAAGAGGTCATTGATGAGCATATTGATCAAAGCCAGTTGACCAAAAACTACACCAAAGAAGCGATCAACTTTATAGAGGAAAACAAGGACCGACCTTTTTTTCTTTATTATCCAAATAATTTTCCCCATGTGCCATTATATGCTTCCGAGGATTTTGTGGGAAAGAGTGAGCGAGGGATTTATGGAGATGTGGTGGCCGAACTCGATTGGAGTGTTGGGAAGCTATTGGAAACGTTAAGAGAGCTTGGACTGGATAAAAACACATTGGTGATTTTTACCAGCGACAATGGCCCTTGGCTTACCCAAAAAGAAAAAGGGGGATCCGCAGGACTTCTATTTGAGGGAAAAGCATCTACCTATGAGGGAGGGATGCGCGTGCCAGCCATTGCTTGGTGGCCTGGTACTATTCAAGCCAATATGGTCAGTACTTCCTTGGTGGCATCCATGGACTTGTATCCCACATTCATGGCCTTGGCAGGGGCAGATGTTCCTTATGACAAAGTTTTGGACGGGGAGGATATTTTACCTATTTTGAGTGGCGAAAAGAAGGAAATTCGGGATGTGGTGTATTATTATCACCTTAATAAATTGCATGCTGTGCGAAAAGGCCCTTGGAAGGCTCATTTTACCACCAAGCCTTCTTACAGTTCCGAGCCGGCAAAGAAGCACGAAGTTCCGCTGTTATATCACTTGGAGCACGATCCTTCCGAAAAGTATAACCTGAATGAAAAGTACCCGGAGAAAGTAAGTGAACTCGTGCGTATTTATGAGGAACATTTGGCTAGCGTTGACTCGCCACCTTCGATCATGGAGGAATTGATCGAAGAAGAATGA
- the hemN gene encoding oxygen-independent coproporphyrinogen III oxidase — translation MKIPADLIEKYDVAVPRYTSYPTVPLWENDIDESSWKTNVLKAYQEFGSKEGISLYIHLPYCDSLCTYCGCNKHITKNHDHEIPYLEALRNEWDKYLELLPSRPNLAAIHLGGGTPTFFSADNLRSLITYIRQSSNVLPKAEFSFEGHPNNTTLEHLLALKEVGFERVSYGVQDLDHKVQQAIHRIQPFSKVQEATHYAQLAGFRQINYDLIYGLPHQTTQTILHTMGRVNRLRPSRIAFYSYAHVPSVFQAQKSFEQYLPKQAEKRKLYETGKAALKSMGYEEIGMDHFALPGDDLLKAKLTGRLHRNFMGYTNFSSHMLIGLGSSAISDVYYAYAQNTKDIDLYKEQVGLGHFSHSKGHTMTQDDIKTRKTIMDLICNGTTEDANVIWRMENLQLLNDLQKDGLITIRNSNITVTPLGSAFVRNICCAFDHRMKNKNARTFVFSKAI, via the coding sequence ATGAAGATTCCTGCTGACCTGATCGAGAAATATGATGTAGCTGTACCAAGGTACACCAGCTACCCCACCGTTCCCCTATGGGAAAACGACATAGATGAGTCCTCCTGGAAAACTAATGTATTGAAAGCTTATCAGGAATTTGGATCCAAAGAGGGGATCAGCCTTTATATCCACCTTCCATATTGCGACAGCCTATGTACGTACTGTGGCTGCAACAAGCACATCACCAAAAATCACGACCATGAAATCCCATACCTGGAGGCCTTACGAAATGAATGGGACAAATACTTGGAACTGCTTCCTTCGCGACCAAATTTGGCTGCTATTCATTTGGGTGGTGGCACACCTACCTTTTTTTCGGCAGATAACCTCCGCTCCCTGATCACGTACATCCGCCAATCGTCGAATGTCCTTCCCAAAGCGGAATTCAGCTTCGAGGGACATCCGAACAACACTACCCTCGAACATTTATTGGCCCTAAAGGAAGTGGGGTTTGAGCGGGTAAGCTATGGCGTCCAAGACCTGGATCATAAGGTACAACAAGCGATCCATCGGATTCAGCCCTTTTCGAAGGTCCAAGAAGCTACTCACTATGCACAACTCGCAGGCTTCCGTCAAATCAACTATGACCTGATTTATGGTCTGCCCCATCAGACCACGCAAACGATCCTCCACACCATGGGGAGAGTCAATCGGTTAAGACCATCAAGGATTGCATTTTACAGTTACGCCCATGTGCCGTCCGTATTTCAAGCGCAAAAGAGCTTTGAGCAATATCTTCCAAAACAAGCCGAGAAGCGGAAGCTATATGAGACTGGAAAAGCGGCTCTTAAGTCCATGGGGTATGAAGAAATCGGTATGGATCACTTTGCCTTGCCCGGTGATGACCTGTTAAAAGCCAAACTAACAGGAAGGCTCCACCGAAACTTCATGGGATATACCAACTTCAGTTCCCATATGCTGATTGGACTGGGAAGCAGTGCGATCAGCGATGTGTACTACGCCTATGCCCAAAACACCAAGGATATTGATCTCTATAAAGAACAGGTCGGCCTTGGCCACTTTTCCCATTCTAAGGGGCATACCATGACGCAGGACGACATCAAAACCAGGAAAACAATCATGGACCTTATCTGTAATGGGACCACAGAAGATGCCAATGTTATTTGGCGAATGGAAAACCTCCAGCTGCTAAATGACCTTCAAAAAGATGGGCTGATCACTATCAGAAACAGTAATATCACGGTGACCCCGCTAGGAAGTGCCTTTGTACGAAATATCTGCTGCGCCTTTGACCATAGAATGAAAAACAAAAATGCTAGAACCTTTGTATTTAGTAAAGCCATTTAA
- a CDS encoding chloride channel protein, which yields MKLKQKRKLVRYLDILDRPVRFNPFVFSRTFLLWAFLGLIGGVIAGIYWIGLEFLMHQLAFFTGWQVIPLMTICGLLAGLIIHFIGDPGEIHLIVNNIRFNKGKLDPKNNPSMVLSSLLCVASGGSLGPEAPLVQVTGSTGTWFGKMLRLKGEELRSMSIAGMASGFTALFGAPLGGSLFSLEILHHKHAVEYYKAIIPAFVASCFSYLVFALIVHLGLGPTWDLSAYEYAGIFDFGYAVLFAIIGAVLGWVFIFCTKFFKTLFEKKPIAIYVKTAIGGLLLGIIAFYFPITRYFGHHEINELLSSDFSLTLLFGILIFKIIAISITVTSGWRGGFIIPLFFVGATMGLIIHQLFPTINLTLAIVSCMAAVNACVTRTPMSTTILLATLTGFGHIIPIFFASLTGYFLAPKIPFIGSQMVKE from the coding sequence ATGAAATTAAAGCAAAAACGAAAACTAGTAAGGTATTTGGATATCTTGGACAGACCGGTCCGGTTTAATCCATTTGTTTTTAGTCGGACATTTTTGCTTTGGGCTTTTCTGGGCTTGATAGGGGGCGTAATCGCTGGCATTTATTGGATAGGCCTTGAATTTTTGATGCACCAGCTTGCCTTTTTTACGGGATGGCAGGTTATTCCATTGATGACTATTTGTGGTCTGTTGGCTGGCTTGATCATTCATTTTATCGGGGATCCTGGAGAGATACATCTTATCGTGAACAATATCCGGTTTAATAAAGGCAAGCTCGACCCCAAAAACAATCCTTCCATGGTGCTTTCCTCTTTATTATGTGTGGCATCTGGAGGAAGCCTTGGGCCAGAAGCTCCGCTAGTACAGGTGACTGGATCCACGGGGACTTGGTTTGGTAAAATGCTTCGGTTGAAAGGTGAAGAATTGAGGTCGATGAGCATAGCAGGAATGGCTTCAGGGTTTACGGCATTATTTGGGGCTCCGCTGGGAGGTAGTTTGTTTTCCCTTGAAATACTCCACCATAAACATGCCGTCGAATATTACAAAGCCATTATTCCGGCATTTGTGGCAAGTTGCTTTAGCTATTTGGTATTTGCCCTGATCGTTCACCTGGGGCTAGGGCCGACATGGGATTTGTCCGCTTATGAGTATGCTGGTATTTTTGATTTTGGATATGCGGTGCTATTTGCGATCATTGGAGCCGTTTTGGGTTGGGTATTTATTTTTTGTACCAAGTTTTTTAAGACCCTATTTGAGAAGAAACCGATTGCTATTTATGTCAAAACAGCAATAGGAGGGCTGTTATTAGGGATCATTGCATTTTATTTTCCGATTACGCGGTACTTTGGCCATCACGAAATAAACGAACTGTTGTCGAGCGATTTTTCTTTGACATTACTGTTCGGGATTTTGATATTTAAGATTATCGCCATTTCCATAACCGTCACCTCCGGGTGGCGTGGAGGATTTATCATTCCCCTGTTTTTTGTGGGAGCTACTATGGGGCTAATTATTCACCAATTATTTCCAACGATAAACTTGACCTTGGCGATTGTGAGCTGCATGGCTGCTGTCAATGCCTGTGTGACCCGTACTCCGATGAGCACTACTATTTTATTGGCTACTTTGACAGGGTTTGGGCATATAATCCCTATATTTTTCGCAAGCTTGACGGGATACTTTTTGGCACCCAAAATACCTTTTATAGGTTCACAGATGGTGAAGGAATAA
- a CDS encoding MbnP family protein, with protein MKKIAIILLTLWAFTACNDQEETPASIAVDFSFSHVMDGNPLELESTTFTLPSGEQFIPRKFKYYISNITFKNNSQGTSYTVSDGYFLIDEAGKKNFSVEVPADEYDQLTFYVGVDKARNHSTDQVGDLDPSNDMAWNWNTGYKFLVLEGEWEYESNERQGLVVHIGNNDPESEQNFKAINIDLESAGKTLGTEAVVDLDFQAELNELFLDPHELVLHEMENTSIMGGEWAINIANNYQEGFFTLQ; from the coding sequence ATGAAAAAAATAGCAATTATATTATTGACCTTGTGGGCGTTTACGGCCTGCAACGACCAAGAAGAAACCCCTGCCTCTATAGCGGTAGATTTCAGCTTTTCGCACGTAATGGATGGCAATCCCCTGGAATTGGAAAGTACTACATTTACATTGCCTTCAGGAGAACAATTCATTCCACGGAAATTCAAATATTATATTTCCAATATCACCTTTAAGAACAACAGCCAAGGCACTAGCTACACGGTTTCGGACGGCTATTTCCTTATCGATGAAGCAGGCAAGAAAAATTTCAGTGTTGAAGTTCCCGCTGATGAATATGATCAATTGACCTTCTATGTGGGTGTCGATAAGGCACGTAACCACTCCACCGATCAAGTTGGTGACTTGGATCCCAGCAATGATATGGCCTGGAACTGGAATACTGGTTATAAGTTTCTGGTGCTGGAAGGAGAATGGGAATATGAGTCAAATGAACGTCAAGGATTGGTCGTACATATCGGCAACAATGACCCCGAAAGTGAACAAAACTTCAAGGCCATCAATATTGACCTGGAGTCAGCCGGTAAAACATTGGGTACCGAAGCGGTCGTTGACCTTGATTTCCAAGCCGAACTGAACGAACTGTTTTTGGATCCCCATGAACTTGTCCTCCACGAAATGGAAAATACCAGCATCATGGGCGGTGAATGGGCGATCAATATTGCCAATAATTATCAAGAAGGCTTCTTTACACTCCAGTAA